From one Sulfurovum sp. UBA12169 genomic stretch:
- a CDS encoding PTS N-acetylmuramic acid transporter subunit IIBC, translated as MFGFFKRKAREIKSPVDGMVVALESVKDDVFSQKMVGDGVAVIPMSEIFTAPIDGVVVKIFPTNHAYSIKSDKDLTVMVHIGLDTVELEGRGFERLVNEGDTVSCGDAIIRADLPYLRQHAKDIITPVIISDESDVKKIEKKYTIVKSGDSIMEVM; from the coding sequence ATGTTTGGATTTTTTAAGCGCAAAGCAAGGGAGATAAAGTCTCCCGTAGATGGAATGGTGGTAGCACTTGAAAGTGTCAAGGATGATGTTTTTTCCCAAAAAATGGTGGGAGACGGGGTGGCTGTGATACCAATGTCTGAGATATTTACAGCACCTATTGACGGCGTGGTCGTAAAAATTTTCCCAACCAATCATGCCTATAGCATTAAATCAGATAAAGACTTGACTGTTATGGTACATATTGGTTTGGATACGGTTGAGTTAGAGGGAAGAGGGTTTGAGCGCCTTGTCAATGAAGGGGATACCGTTTCTTGCGGGGACGCGATCATTCGGGCAGATCTGCCTTATTTGCGCCAACATGCAAAAGATATCATCACGCCGGTTATTATTTCTGATGAAAGTGATGTTAAAAAGATCGAAAAAAAATACACTATTGTCAAAAGCGGCGATAGTATAATGGAAGTAATGTGA
- a CDS encoding PTS sugar transporter — translation MFSLFERIGKALMTPIAVLPVAALLLRLGFGDIFDGQIASVMKSAGDAVFTNLDLLFGVGIAYGLSKNHDGAAALSGAIGVLIAKAVYVNIDENVNMGVFIGIIIGVLAGSLYNRFHDIKLPEYLGFFGGKRFVPIVTSFAAIFVGVLAGYFWHYAQSGIDTFSSAIIGLEAWGTFIYGTLNRLLIPLGLHHILNSVFWFQLGDYSYIKEGQEIIAHGDLHRFFAGDKTAGVYMSGFYIVMMFGLPGMALAMYLGTAKAYRKKAGALLGGVAFTSFLTGITEPMEFLFLFEAPFLFIVHALLTGLALALAQLLDIHAGFGFSAGFIDYLINYTLATRPLLILPLGIVFALIYFVVSYYVIKYFRLKLFEESAETPKPQAGNEALAFINALGGADNIIHTDACITRLRMRLKQNKGLNEKAFIALGAKGVIRPDDTSIQIVLGTKAQHIAESIKEALKR, via the coding sequence ATGTTTAGCCTGTTTGAGCGTATCGGCAAAGCCTTGATGACCCCCATAGCGGTACTGCCCGTTGCGGCACTATTGCTTCGTTTGGGCTTTGGTGACATTTTTGACGGACAAATAGCTTCGGTGATGAAAAGTGCCGGAGATGCTGTGTTTACCAATCTTGATCTTCTTTTCGGTGTCGGAATCGCCTATGGACTTTCCAAAAACCACGACGGAGCCGCTGCGCTTTCTGGTGCAATAGGCGTACTGATAGCCAAAGCAGTCTATGTAAACATCGATGAGAACGTCAACATGGGTGTATTTATAGGCATCATCATCGGCGTACTTGCAGGCAGTCTTTACAATCGCTTTCATGATATCAAACTTCCCGAGTATCTCGGTTTTTTTGGAGGCAAACGCTTTGTACCTATTGTCACTTCTTTTGCTGCGATCTTTGTGGGGGTGCTGGCCGGGTATTTTTGGCATTATGCTCAAAGCGGTATCGATACGTTTTCCAGCGCAATTATAGGGCTGGAGGCATGGGGTACCTTTATCTACGGCACTCTCAATCGTCTGCTTATTCCTTTAGGATTGCACCATATTCTTAATTCTGTTTTTTGGTTTCAATTGGGCGATTACAGCTACATCAAAGAAGGTCAAGAGATCATTGCGCACGGCGATCTGCACCGTTTTTTTGCAGGAGACAAAACTGCCGGCGTGTATATGTCGGGATTTTACATAGTCATGATGTTTGGATTGCCAGGCATGGCGCTGGCAATGTACCTTGGTACAGCAAAAGCATATCGAAAAAAGGCAGGAGCACTTTTAGGAGGTGTTGCTTTTACCTCTTTTCTTACAGGAATTACCGAGCCTATGGAATTTTTATTTTTGTTTGAAGCGCCTTTTCTTTTTATTGTGCATGCGCTCCTCACAGGCTTGGCACTTGCCTTGGCGCAGTTACTTGATATCCATGCGGGCTTTGGTTTTTCTGCAGGATTTATAGACTATCTCATCAACTATACACTTGCTACCCGCCCACTGCTTATCCTTCCGCTGGGAATAGTATTTGCGCTTATCTATTTTGTTGTCAGCTATTACGTTATCAAATATTTTAGGCTGAAACTATTTGAAGAATCCGCAGAAACACCCAAGCCCCAAGCCGGCAATGAAGCTTTGGCCTTTATCAATGCATTGGGAGGAGCAGACAATATTATCCATACAGATGCATGCATTACAAGGCTAAGAATGCGTCTCAAACAAAACAAGGGGCTTAATGAAAAAGCATTTATAGCATTGGGAGCCAAAGGAGTAATACGGCCTGACGATACATCTATCCAGATCGTGCTTGGCACAAAAGCGCAACATATTGCCGAATCGATCAAAGAGGCACTAAAGCGTTAA
- a CDS encoding PTS fructose transporter subunit IIBC: protein MSFLTTIFYKPYQAHLCVTSANGFHLRPVASFASTAKQFPCSIFASFKDKKVDAKNINALLSLSLDTQDCFTLITQGRKAEEALEALTKQFSFLMQNDQEIHPIQKEKIAYEGKILEGDIIAEGIAIAKLYEHTTQEVSTQNSLGFQEALKNSLQELDMLHTLHQTTPDASIYLAQKELLKTLTQKNNTLEDFEDAVQQASCSLGETSMKAKISDYQDLLWRVKKHLGIEEKMVLPATPFILFAEDLLPNQIEQLTQSRVQGVILKKSSLRSHAAILLRAAGIPSLILALPDDTECTLVPDVIVLDAYAGVLIYTPSQNDLQKATERLQKNKRTKRHIRSQRFKKALTTQGKPIHLLANVSDVKSAKEAKEEGAEGIGLLRSEFLFTQVKPSFETQVHAYKEIFALFDNITVRTLDIGGDKALPYIRLPHENNPFLGVRGIRLFRTHPEIIEEQLHAIFVAAQKKPIKIMFPMVAQVEEFIEAKAFAYRIAQKHELDISSIQFGIMIEVPSVLFLLQRFNSVVDFYSIGTNDLSQYLFAVERTHPTLKLDAHSSILFDVLEKIVKEAAKPLSLCGELASEAKAIPKLITLGIETLSVSPKMISTVKEEIRHV, encoded by the coding sequence ATGTCATTTTTAACTACAATTTTTTATAAACCCTATCAAGCGCACCTGTGCGTTACATCAGCTAATGGATTTCATCTGCGGCCCGTGGCTTCTTTTGCCAGTACGGCAAAACAGTTTCCATGCAGTATTTTCGCCTCTTTTAAGGATAAAAAAGTCGATGCCAAAAACATTAATGCGCTGCTTTCGCTTTCTCTGGACACACAAGACTGCTTTACGCTTATCACTCAAGGCAGAAAAGCAGAAGAAGCGCTTGAGGCCTTGACAAAACAGTTTTCTTTTCTCATGCAAAACGACCAGGAAATACACCCGATACAAAAAGAAAAGATTGCCTATGAAGGAAAAATTCTCGAAGGAGACATCATCGCAGAAGGCATTGCTATAGCCAAGCTGTATGAGCATACGACACAAGAGGTATCGACACAAAACAGCTTAGGCTTTCAAGAGGCTCTCAAAAATAGCCTGCAGGAGCTTGACATGCTGCACACCCTACACCAAACAACACCTGATGCGAGTATCTATCTTGCACAAAAAGAACTACTCAAAACATTGACACAAAAAAATAATACGCTGGAAGATTTTGAGGATGCCGTTCAACAGGCTTCATGTTCTCTTGGGGAAACTTCGATGAAAGCCAAAATAAGCGACTACCAAGATCTCCTTTGGCGCGTGAAAAAACATTTGGGAATAGAAGAAAAAATGGTACTTCCGGCAACACCTTTTATTCTTTTTGCAGAGGATCTTCTTCCTAACCAAATAGAGCAGTTGACACAAAGCCGGGTGCAAGGTGTCATCCTTAAGAAATCCTCTTTACGTTCACATGCTGCTATTTTGCTGCGCGCAGCAGGGATACCTTCGCTTATCCTTGCCTTACCCGACGATACAGAGTGTACTCTTGTTCCTGATGTGATTGTATTGGATGCCTATGCCGGGGTACTGATTTACACACCAAGCCAAAATGATTTACAAAAAGCGACAGAGCGTTTACAAAAGAATAAACGCACAAAAAGACATATCCGGTCTCAACGTTTCAAAAAGGCGCTCACCACACAAGGCAAACCAATTCATCTTCTTGCCAATGTCTCGGATGTCAAAAGTGCCAAAGAAGCCAAAGAAGAAGGCGCCGAAGGCATCGGTCTTTTGCGCAGTGAATTTTTATTTACCCAGGTAAAACCCTCGTTTGAGACTCAAGTGCACGCCTATAAGGAGATCTTTGCCCTCTTTGACAACATTACTGTTCGTACACTGGATATAGGAGGAGACAAAGCATTGCCGTACATCCGGCTCCCGCATGAGAACAATCCTTTCTTGGGCGTACGGGGCATACGTCTTTTCCGGACACATCCTGAAATCATTGAAGAACAACTGCATGCCATTTTTGTTGCTGCACAAAAAAAACCTATAAAAATTATGTTCCCGATGGTTGCTCAAGTAGAGGAGTTTATTGAAGCCAAAGCGTTTGCCTATCGCATCGCTCAAAAGCATGAACTTGATATCTCTTCTATCCAATTTGGCATTATGATAGAGGTTCCTTCGGTACTCTTTTTGCTGCAGCGGTTCAATAGTGTAGTTGATTTTTATTCGATCGGCACCAATGACCTAAGCCAATATCTTTTTGCCGTTGAGCGTACCCACCCCACGCTTAAACTCGATGCGCATTCGAGCATACTTTTTGATGTGCTGGAAAAGATTGTCAAAGAAGCTGCTAAACCTCTTAGCCTCTGCGGAGAACTTGCCTCAGAGGCTAAGGCAATACCCAAACTGATAACTCTAGGGATCGAGACATTGAGCGTCTCTCCCAAAATGATCAGCACCGTTAAAGAGGAGATACGGCATGTTTAG
- a CDS encoding AAA family ATPase produces the protein MKHLIDFIETKDVCKASIYEHLKCTKEEAELIQYVCKRYVKGLEEVSVLEMLQEIFSEKDYIYLKKLALIKNLLDLGWIIQISFGQIKAHEASQLELLNVSIAPSISLLRLLEEGSLEIFLPEVKPYTDHLEYLQDQFDMVALLHKIATYKQGLADNSLSIGRLKNKLTLLTARIEERVKMTQTPIVVEEFFKEKGLDEKEKRLFLALLKEEYSGGEGHFRDMNTLIELISFDEYEKIKNRALLEDGAKLITEDIIDYEEILNMFGGVSRSFYLQEEVMQRIIHPTKNKKVTKLKLDALVQEQELFEYLKPVTTLDDVVLHPKTRETLNTLIKQVDKEVFKKLKEWGIKDKRKGIDARIIFYGPPGTGKTMTAMSLAKTLKKPILSFDCSKILSMYVGESEKNVRRIFDDFKELSQKAKVEPILLLNEADQFLGSRSEGLASSADKMHNQMQNIFLEQIEKFEGILIATTNLLGNIDKAFSRRFNHKIEFKKPGKRERLKLWQFILPQNAEYEEGFDVNMLAVHELTGGQISLIVKNTAYKVAVREESLFAMQDFLEEIEKEMGSSFEGEKSMGFKI, from the coding sequence GTGAAACACCTTATTGATTTCATCGAAACAAAAGATGTCTGCAAAGCATCGATTTACGAGCACCTTAAATGCACCAAAGAGGAGGCGGAGCTCATTCAATATGTGTGTAAACGCTATGTCAAAGGACTTGAAGAGGTTTCCGTGCTGGAGATGCTCCAGGAAATTTTTTCAGAGAAAGATTATATTTATCTTAAGAAGCTGGCATTAATAAAAAATCTTTTGGATTTAGGATGGATTATTCAAATCAGTTTCGGGCAGATAAAAGCCCATGAAGCGTCACAGCTTGAATTGCTGAATGTCTCGATAGCCCCGAGTATCTCTTTGCTGCGTTTGCTTGAAGAGGGCTCTTTGGAAATATTTCTTCCGGAAGTGAAACCCTATACGGATCATCTTGAATACCTTCAGGACCAGTTTGACATGGTAGCACTGCTTCATAAAATAGCCACATACAAACAAGGGCTTGCAGACAATTCGCTCAGTATCGGACGCTTGAAAAACAAGTTGACTCTTTTGACTGCACGCATAGAAGAGCGCGTGAAGATGACCCAAACACCTATTGTTGTTGAGGAGTTTTTTAAAGAAAAAGGACTGGATGAAAAAGAAAAACGCCTTTTTTTGGCACTTCTTAAAGAGGAGTATAGCGGGGGTGAGGGGCATTTTAGAGATATGAATACGCTTATAGAGCTTATCAGTTTTGATGAATATGAGAAGATAAAAAACCGTGCATTGCTTGAAGACGGGGCAAAACTTATCACCGAAGATATTATTGACTATGAAGAGATTCTCAATATGTTCGGAGGAGTGAGCCGTTCATTTTACCTTCAAGAAGAGGTAATGCAGCGCATCATTCATCCCACTAAAAATAAAAAAGTTACCAAACTCAAGCTGGACGCCTTGGTTCAAGAGCAGGAACTTTTCGAATACCTTAAGCCCGTCACAACACTTGATGATGTGGTATTGCATCCCAAAACAAGAGAGACGCTCAATACGCTGATCAAACAGGTGGACAAAGAGGTATTTAAAAAACTCAAAGAGTGGGGAATAAAAGATAAACGCAAGGGGATCGATGCGCGCATTATTTTTTATGGCCCTCCGGGTACGGGAAAGACAATGACGGCAATGAGTTTGGCAAAAACACTCAAAAAGCCTATTTTGTCTTTTGACTGCTCAAAAATCCTTTCAATGTATGTAGGAGAGAGCGAAAAAAATGTGCGCAGAATATTTGATGATTTTAAAGAGTTAAGCCAAAAAGCTAAAGTTGAACCGATATTGCTGCTTAATGAAGCCGATCAGTTTTTGGGTTCAAGAAGTGAAGGCCTGGCAAGCAGTGCAGATAAGATGCATAACCAGATGCAAAATATTTTTCTTGAACAGATAGAAAAATTTGAAGGTATACTTATTGCTACAACCAATCTGCTCGGCAATATTGATAAAGCTTTTTCACGCCGTTTTAACCATAAAATAGAATTTAAAAAACCGGGCAAAAGAGAACGGTTGAAACTGTGGCAGTTTATCCTTCCGCAAAATGCAGAATATGAAGAAGGCTTTGACGTCAATATGCTTGCGGTACATGAGCTTACCGGCGGGCAGATCAGCCTTATTGTTAAAAATACAGCATATAAAGTGGCTGTACGCGAAGAGAGTCTTTTTGCAATGCAGGATTTTCTCGAAGAGATAGAAAAAGAAATGGGCTCTAGTTTCGAAGGAGAGAAGAGCATGGGATTTAAAATCTGA
- a CDS encoding NADH-quinone oxidoreductase subunit A, whose translation MTHVITEHPYFGVFVLFALTAVAFPATLFLARFISRKLARLDTEKLKLTIYECGPEVTKQPNTISSQFYLIALLFILFDVEIIFMFPWAIDFKLLGWFGFVEMILFILLLAIGFVYAWKKGALEWHSIK comes from the coding sequence ATGACTCATGTAATTACAGAACATCCGTATTTTGGGGTATTTGTTCTATTTGCACTGACGGCAGTTGCATTTCCGGCAACGCTTTTTTTAGCACGTTTTATCAGCAGAAAGCTTGCAAGGCTCGATACTGAAAAACTCAAACTTACGATATATGAATGTGGACCTGAAGTAACAAAGCAGCCCAACACCATCTCTTCTCAATTTTATCTAATAGCACTTTTATTTATTTTGTTTGATGTTGAGATTATTTTTATGTTCCCGTGGGCAATTGATTTTAAATTGCTTGGTTGGTTTGGTTTTGTGGAGATGATACTGTTTATCTTGTTACTCGCAATCGGTTTTGTATATGCATGGAAGAAAGGGGCACTAGAATGGCACAGCATCAAGTAA
- a CDS encoding NADH-quinone oxidoreductase subunit B: MAQHQVNYTSSAGLPIALTSVDKLVNWGRSNSLWPLTYGLACCAIEMMASGASRYDFDRMGTIFRASPRQADVMILAGTLSKKHSEFARRLYDQMTEPKWVISMGSCANTGGMFNTYATVQGVDRIVPVDIYLPGCAPRPETLQYALMMLQKKIRKESADMKKNKKQNLRLV; this comes from the coding sequence ATGGCACAGCATCAAGTAAATTACACTTCATCGGCAGGTTTGCCGATTGCATTGACTTCGGTTGATAAACTCGTAAACTGGGGGCGCTCAAATTCACTTTGGCCGTTGACTTATGGTTTGGCATGTTGCGCAATAGAGATGATGGCATCAGGAGCAAGCCGCTACGACTTTGATAGAATGGGAACTATCTTTAGGGCTTCTCCCAGACAAGCCGATGTGATGATTTTGGCAGGAACGCTCTCTAAAAAACATTCAGAGTTTGCCAGAAGATTGTATGACCAAATGACAGAACCCAAATGGGTTATTTCGATGGGTTCATGTGCCAACACCGGCGGTATGTTTAACACCTATGCAACCGTTCAAGGGGTTGATCGTATTGTGCCGGTAGATATTTATCTGCCCGGATGTGCGCCAAGACCGGAAACGCTTCAGTATGCATTGATGATGCTTCAAAAGAAAATTCGTAAAGAGTCAGCTGATATGAAGAAAAACAAAAAACAAAACTTGAGGTTAGTGTAA
- a CDS encoding NADH-quinone oxidoreductase subunit C codes for MRKYTPKDNVQAKSYYTDRFWVAPRVPREAIEEGTHFEKVVAALGAQAKEVYIQLGQLVVHIEAAENFQVIKMLKEQCGYVQCSEQSAVDYLAKDGEFELFYQLLNVHEAKRVRVVCRIKKDEAIESIVPLFKSANFAEREMFDMFGIRVNNHPFLKRIIMPDDWEGHPLLKTYPLQGDEFASWYEVDKIFGKEYRDIIGPENRDPARIDRYDTKRFSRIGYEVPFGADISGGETEQPIEYSETFMVNYNKSSKQLDERK; via the coding sequence ATGAGAAAATATACGCCAAAAGATAATGTCCAGGCAAAATCTTACTATACAGACAGATTTTGGGTAGCTCCGCGCGTGCCCAGAGAGGCAATAGAAGAAGGGACACATTTTGAAAAAGTGGTTGCTGCTTTGGGGGCACAAGCTAAAGAAGTCTATATCCAGCTGGGCCAGCTTGTCGTGCATATAGAAGCTGCCGAAAATTTTCAGGTAATAAAAATGCTTAAAGAGCAATGCGGATATGTGCAATGTTCAGAGCAAAGTGCTGTTGACTACCTTGCCAAAGACGGCGAATTTGAACTTTTTTATCAGCTTTTAAATGTCCATGAAGCCAAAAGGGTCAGAGTGGTATGCCGAATCAAAAAAGATGAGGCAATTGAAAGTATTGTACCGTTGTTTAAATCTGCCAATTTTGCGGAACGGGAAATGTTTGATATGTTTGGTATCAGAGTAAACAACCATCCTTTCCTGAAAAGAATTATCATGCCTGATGACTGGGAAGGGCATCCGCTCCTTAAGACATACCCGTTGCAGGGAGACGAATTTGCCTCATGGTATGAAGTGGATAAAATCTTTGGAAAAGAGTACAGAGATATTATTGGGCCGGAAAATAGAGATCCTGCGCGTATAGACAGGTACGATACAAAACGTTTCTCCAGAATAGGATACGAGGTGCCGTTTGGTGCAGATATTTCCGGCGGCGAGACAGAACAGCCGATCGAATATAGCGAAACTTTCATGGTAAATTACAATAAATCATCTAAACAATTAGATGAGAGAAAGTAG
- a CDS encoding NADH-quinone oxidoreductase subunit D (Catalyzes the transfer of electrons from NADH to quinone) gives MQQPNKLTPFFENLNFERENNTMVINFGPQHPSAHGQLRLVLELDGELVIKAYPDIGYLHRGIEKMAENMTYNEFLPTTDRLDYIASTSNNYAYAHAVEKLLGIEAPRRAQVIRTILLEINRIISHLFFLATHALDVGAMSVFLYAFREREFAMDLMEDYCGARLTHSAVRIGGVPLDLPAGWIEKLAVYVEKLPEAVKMYEDLLTENRIWKMRLENVGVISGEEALNWGCTGVMLRGSGIKYDIRKEEPYELYSELDFDIPVSDRCDSYGRYRLYMEEMKESVKIIKQLIPMYPETEPQLMAHAPQYISAPKEEIMTQNYALMQHFVLVAQGMRPPKGEVYAPTESPKGELGFYIKSEGEPYAYRLKCRAPSFFHTGLLQEILVGTYIADVVTIIGTTNIVFGEVDR, from the coding sequence ATGCAACAGCCGAATAAACTAACCCCATTTTTTGAAAACCTCAATTTTGAACGCGAAAACAACACAATGGTCATTAACTTTGGCCCGCAGCACCCTTCTGCTCACGGTCAGCTCAGGCTGGTACTTGAGCTCGATGGAGAGCTTGTGATCAAAGCCTATCCGGATATCGGGTATCTGCACCGCGGAATTGAAAAAATGGCTGAAAATATGACGTATAATGAGTTTTTGCCTACAACCGACAGACTTGATTATATTGCATCAACGTCAAACAATTATGCTTATGCCCACGCGGTAGAAAAGCTGCTTGGCATAGAAGCCCCCAGAAGAGCACAGGTCATCAGAACTATACTCCTTGAAATCAACCGTATCATTTCCCATCTTTTCTTTTTGGCAACACATGCGCTGGATGTGGGCGCTATGTCAGTTTTCCTCTATGCTTTCCGAGAGAGAGAGTTTGCAATGGATTTGATGGAAGACTATTGCGGCGCAAGATTGACCCATTCGGCAGTACGTATCGGCGGCGTGCCGCTGGATTTGCCTGCGGGATGGATTGAAAAGCTCGCTGTCTACGTTGAAAAATTGCCGGAAGCGGTTAAGATGTATGAGGATTTACTTACAGAAAACCGTATTTGGAAAATGCGTTTGGAAAATGTTGGAGTTATTTCAGGGGAAGAAGCACTCAATTGGGGATGTACAGGGGTGATGCTTAGGGGATCAGGGATTAAATACGACATTAGAAAAGAAGAGCCTTATGAGTTGTATTCTGAATTGGATTTTGATATTCCGGTAAGTGACAGATGCGATTCTTACGGGCGTTATAGACTCTATATGGAAGAGATGAAAGAATCTGTAAAGATTATCAAGCAGCTTATTCCTATGTATCCGGAAACTGAGCCTCAACTCATGGCGCATGCTCCTCAATATATCTCTGCACCCAAAGAAGAGATTATGACACAAAACTACGCGCTTATGCAGCATTTTGTATTGGTTGCGCAAGGGATGAGACCACCCAAAGGAGAAGTCTATGCACCCACAGAGTCTCCAAAAGGCGAACTTGGTTTTTATATCAAATCAGAGGGAGAGCCGTATGCTTACAGGCTCAAATGCAGAGCGCCGAGCTTTTTCCATACGGGGCTTTTGCAAGAGATTTTAGTGGGGACATATATTGCAGATGTTGTAACCATTATTGGAACAACCAATATTGTATTTGGTGAAGTAGACCGTTAA
- a CDS encoding formate dehydrogenase: MSKIVFSTWRDEFIDNRGKPSEELSESAFKLPEAYHGDRDSKAFIGWDGVAIFEEDIDAVELASQYAAQYQQYSEACGRCAPGRWGGRILYDLLDKIARGEGSHDDMVHLKEISQTMMMTSKCEIGKTVPKPILDLMEHYKDQFDDAINHQKPSKHYGGDTSYIAKVTAPCTDMCPSHVDIPAYIEGVRDMLFGDSLAATRQTMPLAHTCGRVCPHPCEDACRRTNLDEPISIMELKRMGADYETDHGLPWHHPYAPQPLRNDGKKVAIIGAGPAGLTAAYYLALEGIKVDIFEELPVLGGEVAVGVPEYRMPIDKYNKDIELVTSLEAVDVYSNHRVNAERLKEIDAEYNATLLAFGTRLSKKVYAHNENPKIGGYWGAIAMLDQVNLWNKYKIGEPASNQLKDKVVVCVGGGFTSMDVVRCSIREGARKVIMLYRRDEKTIIRNTTYEEYHEAVEEGVEFIFHSAVEEIFDDGEKITKLKVNRFELVPDPNGGRAELVKIEDGDFEIECDYLIPAVSQAADLQLLPEEWNIELTSWNTLLTNGKDYMTSRPGLFAAGDCEYGPMTIVNAVGQAKRAASVISRYIYEGKISLTDNEIMEDHLAKLKVYDKNEKITGWMPGLPRAVSEKLSVDERKTNNKEVNLGFSGEEAIAEAERCMRCYYISMVAV; encoded by the coding sequence ATGTCAAAGATTGTATTCTCTACTTGGAGGGATGAGTTTATCGATAATCGCGGCAAACCATCAGAAGAGTTGAGTGAATCTGCGTTTAAACTGCCCGAAGCATACCATGGGGACAGGGATTCAAAAGCGTTCATCGGATGGGACGGTGTTGCCATTTTTGAAGAAGATATTGATGCAGTTGAATTGGCATCCCAGTACGCAGCTCAGTATCAGCAGTATTCTGAAGCATGCGGGCGTTGCGCACCGGGCAGATGGGGCGGAAGAATTCTTTATGACCTGCTTGATAAAATAGCACGCGGAGAAGGCTCGCATGATGACATGGTACATTTAAAGGAGATCAGTCAGACGATGATGATGACCTCTAAATGCGAAATAGGCAAAACAGTACCTAAGCCCATTCTGGATTTGATGGAGCACTATAAAGATCAATTTGATGATGCAATCAATCATCAAAAGCCATCAAAACATTATGGAGGAGATACCAGCTATATTGCAAAGGTGACCGCTCCTTGTACCGATATGTGCCCATCTCACGTCGATATACCCGCTTATATCGAAGGGGTAAGAGATATGCTCTTTGGAGACTCTTTGGCAGCAACAAGACAAACGATGCCTCTTGCACACACTTGCGGACGCGTATGTCCTCATCCATGCGAAGATGCCTGCCGCCGTACAAATCTTGATGAGCCCATTTCCATTATGGAACTCAAAAGAATGGGCGCAGACTACGAGACAGACCATGGGTTGCCTTGGCATCATCCGTATGCACCCCAACCATTGAGAAATGACGGAAAGAAAGTAGCCATTATCGGTGCCGGTCCGGCAGGACTTACCGCCGCTTATTATTTGGCGCTCGAAGGCATCAAGGTAGATATTTTTGAGGAACTGCCTGTTCTTGGAGGAGAAGTGGCAGTGGGCGTACCTGAGTATCGAATGCCTATAGATAAATACAATAAAGACATAGAGCTTGTAACCTCTTTAGAGGCAGTAGATGTATACAGCAACCATCGTGTCAATGCTGAACGCCTGAAGGAAATAGATGCAGAGTACAATGCAACACTTTTAGCTTTTGGAACAAGACTTTCAAAAAAGGTGTATGCTCATAATGAAAATCCAAAAATAGGTGGATATTGGGGTGCTATCGCAATGCTAGACCAGGTGAATCTTTGGAATAAGTATAAAATAGGTGAACCCGCATCCAATCAGCTTAAAGATAAAGTCGTTGTATGTGTGGGCGGCGGATTTACTTCAATGGACGTGGTAAGATGTTCTATTCGCGAGGGCGCAAGAAAAGTAATTATGCTCTACCGTCGCGATGAAAAGACAATCATCCGCAATACAACCTATGAAGAGTATCACGAAGCGGTAGAAGAGGGAGTTGAGTTTATTTTCCACTCAGCAGTTGAAGAGATATTTGATGATGGAGAAAAGATCACCAAGCTCAAAGTCAACCGATTTGAACTTGTTCCGGATCCAAACGGCGGAAGAGCAGAGCTTGTAAAAATAGAAGACGGAGATTTTGAAATAGAATGTGACTACCTTATTCCGGCAGTATCTCAGGCGGCTGATTTGCAATTGCTTCCTGAAGAGTGGAATATTGAACTTACCTCCTGGAATACGCTTCTAACAAACGGCAAAGACTACATGACGTCACGTCCAGGACTTTTTGCCGCCGGAGATTGTGAATATGGACCAATGACTATTGTTAATGCAGTTGGACAGGCAAAAAGAGCAGCTTCGGTAATATCGCGTTATATCTATGAGGGAAAAATAAGTCTTACAGACAATGAAATCATGGAAGACCATCTGGCTAAACTCAAAGTGTATGACAAGAATGAGAAAATTACAGGATGGATGCCCGGACTGCCTCGTGCAGTAAGCGAAAAATTGAGTGTAGACGAGAGAAAGACGAACAATAAAGAAGTAAACCTCGGCTTTAGCGGCGAAGAGGCGATAGCAGAAGCGGAAAGATGCATGCGATGTTATTATATTTCTATGGTGGCGGTATAA